The proteins below are encoded in one region of Aeromonas jandaei:
- a CDS encoding DUF2007 domain-containing protein produces the protein MDNWINLYRASHTLEAHALKGALEAEGVPVRLNGDGLSGAFGELAADLLQVTLMVRAEDRSKAGRVIERYQQRQGNGWLCGQCGEENGANFEVCWRCHHDPHDN, from the coding sequence ATGGATAACTGGATCAATCTCTATCGCGCCTCTCACACTCTGGAGGCTCATGCTCTCAAAGGGGCGCTGGAGGCGGAAGGGGTGCCGGTGCGCCTCAATGGCGATGGCCTGTCAGGGGCCTTTGGCGAGTTGGCGGCGGATCTGCTGCAGGTGACCCTGATGGTGCGTGCCGAGGATCGCAGCAAGGCAGGGCGGGTGATCGAACGCTATCAGCAGCGCCAGGGTAACGGCTGGCTGTGCGGTCAGTGCGGGGAGGAGAACGGCGCCAACTTTGAAGTGTGCTGGCGCTGCCATCACGATCCCCACGACAACTGA
- a CDS encoding dicarboxylate/amino acid:cation symporter: MLFHGEASKPWQIWTRRPLWLKTLIGMLTGVALGVGFEEQAQLLKPIGVLFVNTIQMLMVPLIFCSVIAGLTSLLKGKALDRIGIKASCLYLCSTAIAICIGLMMGWLLEPGMGADMGPYQRPGMTTPPTLASVLSHLVPSNPVEAMVDSKILQVIVFAVALAVALNACGRRGRPAILFFTSLAEGMFKLTQMVMALAPYGVCALMAWMTSKYGIDLLLPLLKVIGAVYLGCLLHVLGVYSTLLLLLARLNPIHYFKSIVDAQAVAFTSSSSSSTLPISLACAEKRLGVSPAITAKVLPIGATINMDGTALYQGVTALFVAQAFGVDLHLVDYLTIISIATLASIGTAGTPGTGLMLLTLTLTAVGLPLEGVALIAGIDRVLDMARTAVNVSGDILVSVLIARSENELDLATYHDEHAGEDIDVPLR; this comes from the coding sequence ATGCTGTTCCATGGAGAGGCAAGCAAACCCTGGCAGATCTGGACCCGTCGCCCGCTCTGGCTCAAGACCCTGATCGGCATGCTGACCGGGGTCGCCCTTGGCGTCGGCTTCGAGGAGCAGGCTCAGCTGCTCAAACCCATCGGCGTGCTCTTCGTCAACACCATCCAGATGCTGATGGTGCCCCTGATCTTCTGCTCGGTCATCGCCGGCCTCACCTCACTGCTCAAGGGCAAGGCGCTCGACCGCATCGGGATCAAGGCGAGCTGCCTCTACCTCTGCTCCACCGCCATCGCCATCTGCATCGGCCTGATGATGGGCTGGCTGCTGGAACCCGGCATGGGGGCTGACATGGGCCCTTACCAACGACCCGGCATGACCACGCCACCGACGCTGGCCAGCGTGCTGAGCCATCTGGTACCGAGCAATCCGGTCGAGGCGATGGTGGACAGCAAGATCCTGCAGGTGATCGTCTTTGCCGTGGCGCTGGCGGTGGCACTCAATGCCTGTGGCCGCCGCGGCCGCCCCGCTATCCTCTTCTTCACCTCGCTGGCGGAGGGGATGTTCAAGCTGACCCAGATGGTGATGGCGCTGGCCCCGTACGGCGTCTGTGCCCTGATGGCCTGGATGACCAGCAAATATGGCATCGACCTGCTGCTGCCCCTGCTCAAGGTAATCGGTGCCGTCTATCTCGGCTGTCTGCTCCATGTACTCGGGGTCTACAGCACCCTGCTGCTCCTGTTGGCGCGGCTCAATCCGATCCACTACTTCAAGAGCATCGTCGATGCCCAGGCGGTGGCCTTCACCAGCAGCTCCAGCAGCAGCACCCTGCCCATCAGCCTCGCCTGCGCCGAGAAGCGGCTCGGGGTCTCACCCGCCATCACCGCCAAGGTGCTGCCCATCGGCGCCACCATCAACATGGATGGCACGGCTCTCTATCAGGGGGTCACAGCCCTGTTTGTGGCACAGGCATTCGGCGTGGATCTGCATCTGGTGGACTACCTGACCATCATCAGCATCGCCACCCTGGCCAGTATCGGCACCGCAGGCACTCCGGGCACCGGGTTGATGCTGCTGACGCTTACGCTGACTGCGGTCGGACTGCCGCTGGAAGGGGTTGCACTGATTGCGGGGATTGACCGGGTGCTCGACATGGCGCGCACCGCGGTCAACGTCTCGGGGGATATTCTGGTTTCCGTCCTGATCGCCCGCAGCGAAAACGAGCTGGATCTGGCGACCTATCACGATGAACACGCCGGGGAAGATATCGACGTCCCCCTGCGCTAG
- a CDS encoding YecH family metal-binding protein, whose product MSQSVHGHEVMEMMLEQDGQFTRASLKQAMAQRFGADARFHTCSASEMDAEALIDFLAARGKFIEAGEGFQTRADKICNHG is encoded by the coding sequence ATGTCGCAATCGGTACATGGTCACGAAGTGATGGAGATGATGCTGGAACAGGATGGTCAATTTACCCGTGCCAGCCTCAAGCAGGCGATGGCGCAGCGGTTCGGTGCCGATGCCCGTTTTCATACCTGCAGCGCCAGCGAGATGGATGCCGAAGCGCTGATCGACTTCCTGGCCGCTCGCGGCAAGTTCATCGAAGCAGGCGAGGGTTTCCAGACCCGTGCCGACAAGATCTGCAATCACGGCTAA
- a CDS encoding YhgN family NAAT transporter produces MDTFSAAVMLFLIMDPLGNLPVFLSILRHIDPKRRRKVMIRELLFSLAIMMLFLFVGQQILGFLNLRQEAVSIAGGIILFLIAIKMIFPSEGGVTGLAAGEEPFLVPMAIPMIAGPSILASLMLLANQEPTRMVDWSLALFMAWAASAVILMFYEVFNKLLGERGLTAVERLMGMLLVMISVQMLLDGVHHYLQVTGAP; encoded by the coding sequence ATGGATACTTTCTCTGCCGCAGTCATGCTGTTTCTGATCATGGACCCGCTGGGCAACCTGCCGGTCTTCCTCTCCATCCTGCGCCATATCGATCCCAAGCGGCGGCGCAAGGTGATGATCCGCGAGCTGCTCTTCTCGCTGGCCATCATGATGCTCTTCCTCTTTGTCGGTCAGCAGATCCTCGGCTTCCTCAACCTGCGACAGGAAGCAGTCAGCATTGCCGGCGGTATCATCCTGTTCCTGATCGCCATCAAGATGATCTTCCCGAGTGAAGGGGGGGTGACCGGACTGGCGGCGGGCGAGGAGCCTTTCCTGGTGCCGATGGCGATCCCGATGATCGCCGGCCCCTCGATCCTCGCCTCTTTGATGCTGCTGGCCAATCAGGAGCCCACCCGCATGGTGGACTGGTCGCTGGCGCTTTTCATGGCATGGGCCGCCAGCGCGGTGATCCTGATGTTCTACGAGGTATTCAACAAGCTGCTGGGTGAGCGTGGACTCACTGCGGTGGAGCGGCTGATGGGGATGCTGCTGGTGATGATCTCGGTGCAGATGCTGCTGGACGGGGTTCACCACTACTTGCAGGTAACGGGCGCGCCTTGA
- the tatA gene encoding twin-arginine translocase TatA/TatE family subunit: MGLGGIHIWHMLILLLVVVLVFGSKRLASAGEDLGTAIRDFRKAMRDDENHPK; this comes from the coding sequence ATGGGACTCGGTGGAATTCATATCTGGCACATGTTGATCCTCTTGCTGGTGGTTGTGCTGGTGTTTGGCAGTAAGCGTCTGGCCAGTGCGGGTGAGGATCTGGGAACCGCTATCAGGGATTTTCGTAAAGCCATGCGTGACGATGAAAATCATCCGAAATAA
- a CDS encoding YfcZ/YiiS family protein, translating into MSVDEKVELNETCDSCGCFAEIGTIIGEGDDVMELVIEAAAEADARAKLAAYEALAKQVTAEAKSSSELTQGANGVILKARLQFTCTAEKLIFEMRARSI; encoded by the coding sequence ATGTCTGTTGACGAGAAAGTAGAACTGAACGAAACCTGCGACAGCTGTGGCTGTTTTGCCGAGATCGGCACCATCATCGGTGAAGGCGATGATGTGATGGAACTTGTTATCGAAGCCGCTGCCGAGGCTGATGCCCGTGCCAAGCTGGCTGCCTATGAAGCGCTGGCCAAGCAGGTGACTGCAGAAGCCAAGAGCAGTAGCGAACTGACCCAGGGCGCCAACGGCGTGATCCTGAAAGCCCGCCTGCAATTTACCTGCACCGCCGAAAAACTGATCTTCGAAATGCGGGCCCGCTCTATCTGA
- a CDS encoding lytic transglycosylase F: protein MRHWIWGLLALWSLPLLAADLKPQRLPQPGDLETILQKRELRALVVYERGFYFLDKGAQYGILVNQLQGFERWLNKTYLAREKVPLKVVYIPVRQDKLLDYLAEGRGDLVAANMTVTPTRREQVTFSRPLISSIEEWVVSQNTLPAFNRITQLSGRRVWVRASSSYCESLRQLNWLFRELGLPPVYIETVPEYLQDGDLLEMVAAGIIPLTVTDSYKGRIWLGGMISGLKAHKLIPLRSKGTSAWALRKNSPDLLKAVNRYLAGASRNSLYSDMTLRRLLARSDQMSNILAPDPMGRLATIRKVLEKYAKQYELDWLMLAALAYKESGLNPAIRSEKGAVGIMQLLPSTGREVNITGARLTTLDGNVEAACRYLRLILDTYFNDPNLDLLNRHLFALAAYNAGPNRVQALRDKAGKLGLDPNVWFGNVDQLVANEVGQGPINYVGTIYKYYVGYRFSLPQIEGKAAAIEAAQP from the coding sequence ATGCGGCACTGGATCTGGGGCCTGCTGGCTCTCTGGTCTCTCCCTCTGCTGGCGGCCGATCTCAAGCCTCAGCGTCTTCCCCAACCAGGGGACCTCGAAACCATTTTGCAAAAGCGCGAACTCAGGGCGCTGGTAGTCTATGAGCGCGGTTTCTATTTCCTCGACAAGGGTGCCCAGTACGGCATTCTGGTCAATCAGCTGCAAGGGTTCGAGCGCTGGCTGAACAAGACCTACCTCGCCAGGGAGAAGGTGCCGCTCAAGGTGGTCTACATCCCGGTTCGGCAGGACAAGCTGCTCGATTATCTGGCGGAGGGTCGCGGTGATCTGGTAGCGGCCAACATGACGGTGACTCCCACCCGGCGCGAACAGGTGACCTTCTCCCGGCCGCTGATCTCCTCCATCGAGGAGTGGGTGGTCAGCCAGAACACGCTGCCCGCCTTCAACCGCATTACCCAGCTCTCCGGCCGGCGGGTCTGGGTGCGCGCCAGCTCCAGCTATTGCGAGAGTCTGCGCCAGCTCAACTGGTTGTTTCGCGAGCTTGGGCTGCCTCCTGTCTATATCGAGACGGTGCCCGAGTATCTGCAGGATGGCGATCTGCTGGAGATGGTGGCGGCCGGCATCATTCCGCTGACGGTGACCGACAGCTACAAGGGGCGGATCTGGCTGGGGGGGATGATCTCCGGCCTCAAGGCGCACAAGTTGATTCCCCTGCGCAGCAAGGGCACCAGTGCCTGGGCGCTGCGCAAGAACAGCCCCGACCTCCTTAAAGCGGTCAACCGCTATCTGGCGGGGGCCAGTCGCAACAGTCTCTATAGCGACATGACCCTGCGCCGCCTGCTGGCGCGCAGCGACCAGATGAGCAACATACTGGCACCTGACCCCATGGGACGGCTGGCAACCATTCGCAAGGTGCTGGAGAAGTACGCCAAGCAGTATGAGCTGGACTGGCTGATGCTGGCGGCGCTGGCATACAAGGAGTCCGGCCTCAACCCCGCTATCCGCTCCGAGAAGGGGGCTGTTGGCATCATGCAGCTGCTGCCCAGCACCGGTCGCGAGGTCAATATCACGGGGGCCAGACTGACGACGCTGGATGGCAACGTCGAGGCGGCCTGCCGTTATCTGCGCCTGATCCTCGATACCTACTTCAACGATCCCAATCTGGATCTGCTCAACCGCCACCTGTTTGCGCTCGCGGCCTACAATGCCGGGCCGAACCGGGTTCAGGCCTTGCGGGACAAGGCGGGCAAGCTGGGGCTGGATCCCAATGTCTGGTTCGGCAACGTGGATCAGCTGGTGGCCAACGAGGTGGGGCAGGGGCCGATCAACTATGTCGGCACCATCTACAAGTACTATGTTGGCTATCGCTTCAGCCTGCCCCAGATCGAGGGCAAGGCTGCGGCTATCGAAGCGGCTCAGCCATGA
- a CDS encoding phospholipase D family protein, translated as MIPGSFALIDDPALALKVRSQWIRSAREQIQAQYYSWEEDSSGKLLLGELLHAARRGVRVQLLVDDLYAGDNRFLEMVAHYPGIEVRLFNPFWLRGWRPLALLLEGLFTFRRINHRMHNKLLLVDGKLALIGGRNIGDRYFGLDPDAPFVDLDLACQGAICEQMAAGFAQFWQSRWSHPIRHLLRRRLQPAEIRVVNDFLLTMADPAVAAVYDLPASLFDGNEPALAWHNGRAEVWFDRPGKGLVSRPVTARQLWRQLAEAPSTLRMVTPYLILTGGFRRRLQRLRRQGVVIEILTNSLASTDVPLVHGAYQRHRGWLLRQGIRLCEFDEGQSSLHAKLILLGEERALFGSLNLDPRSLFLNTELMLQLECAPICQQLQAWLLQWQGQGEPRKAEGWSRRLVARLSDWLPLHRWL; from the coding sequence ATGATCCCCGGATCCTTTGCCCTGATCGACGACCCGGCCCTGGCGCTCAAGGTGCGCAGCCAGTGGATCCGTTCCGCCCGCGAGCAGATCCAGGCGCAGTATTACAGCTGGGAGGAGGACAGCAGTGGCAAGCTGCTGCTGGGCGAGCTGCTCCATGCCGCCCGGCGCGGGGTCAGGGTACAGTTGCTGGTAGATGACCTCTATGCCGGGGACAACCGCTTTCTGGAGATGGTGGCTCACTATCCCGGTATCGAGGTGCGGCTGTTCAACCCCTTCTGGTTAAGGGGCTGGCGGCCGCTGGCCCTGCTGCTGGAGGGGCTCTTCACCTTTCGCCGCATCAATCACCGGATGCACAACAAGCTGCTGCTGGTGGATGGCAAGCTGGCGCTTATCGGTGGCCGCAATATTGGTGATCGTTATTTCGGGCTGGATCCGGATGCCCCTTTCGTGGATCTCGATCTTGCCTGTCAGGGGGCCATTTGCGAGCAGATGGCGGCGGGGTTTGCCCAGTTCTGGCAGAGCCGCTGGAGCCACCCGATCCGCCATCTGTTGCGCCGAAGATTGCAGCCCGCCGAAATTCGTGTGGTCAACGATTTCCTCCTCACCATGGCGGATCCCGCGGTCGCTGCCGTTTATGATCTGCCTGCCTCGCTGTTTGACGGCAACGAGCCTGCGCTTGCGTGGCATAACGGTCGGGCCGAGGTCTGGTTTGACCGGCCCGGCAAAGGGCTGGTTTCCCGCCCGGTGACTGCTCGCCAGCTCTGGCGACAGTTGGCTGAGGCTCCTTCCACGCTCCGCATGGTGACTCCCTATCTGATCCTCACGGGCGGTTTTCGGCGCCGTTTGCAGCGGTTGCGTCGGCAGGGAGTGGTGATCGAGATCCTCACCAACTCGCTGGCCAGCACGGATGTGCCGCTGGTGCATGGGGCCTACCAGCGTCACAGGGGCTGGTTGCTGCGTCAGGGGATCCGGTTGTGCGAGTTTGATGAAGGGCAAAGCAGCCTGCACGCCAAGCTGATCCTGTTGGGAGAGGAGCGCGCTCTGTTTGGCAGCCTCAACCTCGATCCCCGCTCGCTCTTTCTCAATACCGAGCTGATGTTGCAGCTGGAGTGTGCGCCTATCTGCCAGCAGTTGCAGGCGTGGTTGTTGCAGTGGCAAGGGCAGGGTGAACCACGCAAAGCGGAAGGGTGGTCACGGCGTCTGGTTGCCAGGCTCAGCGACTGGTTACCACTGCATCGCTGGTTGTGA
- a CDS encoding TRAP transporter permease, protein MQDKQLSTEELIAQDVGARLPAGAMGGIITLLALAWSLFQLWIASPLPFMLGFGVLNDTETRSIHLTFALLLAFLVFPAFRTSPRDRVPFSDIALALIAAGAASYLFVMYQALAQRPGNLTTADLVTACVGIPLLLEAARRALGPALAVIAIVFLTYSLAGPWMPGLLAHRGVSFTALANHQWITTEGVFGIALGVSTSFVFLFVLFGALLERAGAGHYFIQLAFSLLGHLRGGPAKAAVVASGLTGLISGSSIANVVTTGTFTIPMMKRVGFSKEKAGAVEVASSVNGQIMPPVMGAAAFLMVEYVGIPYVEIIKHAFLPAAISYIALLYIVHLEALKLGMQPIGNHQPKPWLHRLTGFAFGAALISGLSMAVYYGLGWLKPALGDYALPGIGLLLAIAYLGLLKIAASNDPLPAEDPDKPLEELPNTRTVLLSGLHFLLPVVVLVWCLMVERLSPGLSAFWGTVMLVIILLTQRPLLNWLRRDGKHDYGTFNDGMVDLREGLVAGARNMIGIGIATATAGIIVGAVSQTGVGLVLADLVEMLSMGNLLLMLLLTALLSLILGMGLPTTANYIVVSSLLAPVVVTLGQQNGLIVPLIAVHLFVFYFGIMADVTPPVGLASFAAAAVSKGDPIRTGLTAFYYSLRTAALPFLFIFNTDLLLINVDFAHGVLIFIVATIAMLIFAAATQGYFLVKSRWYESILLLLVAFTLFRPGFWMDLAHDPYRQTPPAQLARTMGEVEAESPLRVRVMGEDAVGKPRQFTLLVPVPEGATGEERLANLGLTLYEQDGKTLIDSVAFGSPAAAMGLEFDQEILAVKAPTDRWRKELMWIPGFLLFGAIIWLQRRRVVVSAS, encoded by the coding sequence ATGCAAGACAAACAACTCTCTACCGAGGAGCTGATCGCCCAGGATGTGGGCGCACGGCTCCCTGCTGGTGCCATGGGTGGCATCATCACCCTGCTGGCGCTGGCCTGGTCACTGTTCCAGCTCTGGATCGCCTCGCCGCTCCCCTTCATGCTCGGCTTTGGCGTGCTCAATGACACCGAAACCCGCTCCATTCACCTCACCTTTGCCCTGCTGCTGGCATTTCTGGTGTTTCCGGCGTTTCGCACCTCGCCGCGAGATCGGGTGCCCTTTAGCGATATCGCTCTCGCCCTGATCGCGGCTGGCGCGGCCTCCTACCTCTTCGTGATGTATCAGGCACTGGCCCAGCGACCGGGCAACCTCACCACCGCCGATCTGGTGACGGCCTGTGTCGGCATTCCGCTGCTGCTCGAAGCGGCGCGTCGTGCGTTGGGGCCGGCGCTGGCGGTGATCGCCATCGTCTTTCTCACCTACAGTCTGGCGGGCCCCTGGATGCCGGGGCTGCTGGCCCACCGCGGAGTGAGCTTCACTGCGCTTGCCAACCACCAGTGGATCACCACCGAGGGGGTTTTTGGCATCGCCCTCGGCGTCTCCACCAGCTTCGTCTTCCTGTTCGTGCTGTTCGGCGCCTTGCTGGAGCGGGCCGGTGCCGGCCACTACTTCATCCAGCTCGCCTTCAGCCTGCTGGGTCACCTGCGCGGCGGCCCGGCCAAGGCGGCGGTAGTTGCCTCCGGCCTCACCGGCCTCATCTCCGGCTCCTCCATCGCCAACGTGGTCACCACCGGCACTTTCACCATTCCCATGATGAAGCGGGTGGGGTTCTCGAAAGAGAAGGCTGGCGCGGTTGAAGTGGCCTCATCGGTCAACGGCCAGATCATGCCGCCAGTGATGGGGGCCGCGGCTTTCCTGATGGTGGAATACGTGGGCATCCCCTATGTGGAGATCATCAAGCACGCCTTTCTGCCTGCGGCCATCTCCTACATAGCGCTGCTCTACATCGTCCATCTGGAGGCGCTCAAGCTCGGCATGCAGCCCATCGGCAACCATCAGCCGAAACCCTGGCTGCACCGTCTGACCGGTTTTGCCTTTGGCGCGGCCCTCATCAGCGGACTGTCGATGGCGGTCTACTATGGCTTGGGCTGGCTCAAACCGGCGCTGGGCGACTATGCCCTGCCCGGTATCGGCCTGCTGCTGGCCATCGCCTATCTGGGTCTGCTGAAGATCGCCGCCAGCAATGATCCCCTGCCGGCGGAAGATCCGGACAAGCCCCTTGAAGAGTTGCCCAACACCCGCACCGTGCTGCTCTCCGGCCTTCACTTCCTGCTGCCGGTGGTAGTGCTGGTGTGGTGCCTGATGGTGGAACGCCTCTCGCCCGGCCTCTCCGCCTTCTGGGGCACAGTGATGCTGGTGATTATCCTGCTGACCCAGCGACCGCTGCTCAACTGGCTGCGCCGCGACGGCAAGCACGACTACGGCACCTTCAACGACGGCATGGTCGATCTGCGCGAGGGACTGGTTGCCGGTGCTCGCAACATGATCGGCATCGGTATTGCGACCGCTACGGCGGGGATCATAGTCGGAGCCGTCTCCCAGACCGGCGTTGGGCTGGTACTGGCGGATCTGGTGGAGATGCTCTCCATGGGCAATCTGCTGCTGATGCTGCTGCTGACCGCCCTGCTCAGCCTGATCCTCGGCATGGGGCTGCCGACCACCGCCAACTACATAGTGGTCTCCAGCCTGCTGGCGCCGGTAGTGGTGACGCTCGGGCAGCAGAACGGGCTGATCGTGCCGCTCATCGCGGTGCATCTGTTCGTCTTCTACTTCGGCATCATGGCGGATGTGACGCCACCGGTGGGTCTGGCTTCCTTTGCGGCAGCCGCCGTGTCAAAAGGGGATCCCATCCGTACTGGTCTCACCGCCTTTTACTACAGCCTGCGCACCGCAGCGCTGCCATTCCTCTTCATCTTCAATACCGACCTGCTGCTCATCAACGTGGACTTCGCCCACGGGGTGCTGATCTTCATCGTGGCCACCATTGCCATGCTGATCTTCGCCGCAGCGACTCAGGGCTACTTTCTGGTGAAGAGCCGCTGGTACGAGAGCATCCTGCTGCTGCTGGTCGCCTTTACCCTGTTCCGCCCCGGCTTCTGGATGGATCTGGCCCACGATCCCTATCGCCAGACACCGCCTGCCCAGCTGGCCCGGACCATGGGTGAGGTGGAAGCGGAGAGTCCCCTGCGCGTCCGGGTCATGGGAGAGGATGCGGTCGGCAAGCCGCGCCAGTTCACCCTGCTGGTGCCCGTACCGGAAGGGGCCACGGGTGAAGAGCGGCTGGCCAATCTGGGGCTCACCCTCTATGAGCAGGATGGCAAGACGCTGATCGACAGCGTCGCCTTCGGCAGCCCGGCCGCCGCCATGGGGCTGGAGTTCGATCAGGAGATCCTGGCCGTCAAGGCGCCGACCGACCGCTGGCGCAAAGAGCTGATGTGGATCCCGGGCTTCCTGCTGTTTGGCGCCATCATCTGGCTGCAGCGCCGCCGTGTGGTGGTCAGCGCAAGCTGA
- a CDS encoding TAXI family TRAP transporter solute-binding subunit, translated as MKGLSLACALSAALVGVSFGGPVQAQERFVTIGTGGQTGVYYVAGQSICRFLNRGASDHQIKCNAPASGGGVANVNGIRSGEFNFGIMQSDHQFKAMKGLPPFQAEGAMDDMRAVFSLQSEVFTILARKDAKVAGFDDLKGKRVNIGNPGSGQRDTMEEIMAVKGWQKGDFSLVSELKPAEQASALGDNNIDAMSYFVGHPNGAIQEASTTTDAVLVPVTGAEIDKLLAEKSYYTKAEIPGGIYKGSDQPTPSIGGKAVLSTSAKTDPEVVYQLVKSVFDNLDRFKRLHPAFADLQEADMIKVGLSAPLHEGAARYYKERGWI; from the coding sequence ATGAAAGGATTATCCCTGGCATGCGCCCTGTCGGCTGCTCTGGTCGGCGTGTCGTTTGGTGGCCCGGTACAGGCGCAGGAGCGCTTCGTGACCATAGGCACCGGCGGCCAGACCGGCGTCTACTACGTGGCGGGCCAGTCGATCTGCCGCTTCCTCAATCGCGGCGCGTCCGATCACCAGATCAAGTGCAATGCCCCGGCCAGCGGCGGCGGTGTAGCCAACGTCAACGGCATCCGCAGCGGCGAGTTCAACTTCGGCATCATGCAATCCGATCACCAGTTCAAGGCAATGAAAGGGCTGCCCCCCTTCCAGGCGGAAGGAGCCATGGATGACATGCGCGCCGTCTTCTCCCTGCAGAGCGAGGTGTTCACCATTCTGGCCCGCAAGGACGCCAAGGTCGCCGGCTTCGATGATCTCAAGGGCAAGCGGGTCAATATCGGCAACCCGGGCTCAGGCCAGCGCGACACCATGGAAGAGATCATGGCGGTCAAGGGCTGGCAGAAGGGCGACTTCAGTCTGGTATCCGAGCTGAAACCGGCCGAACAGGCCTCCGCCCTCGGTGACAACAACATCGACGCCATGAGCTACTTCGTCGGCCACCCCAATGGCGCCATTCAGGAAGCCTCCACCACCACTGACGCCGTACTGGTGCCGGTCACCGGCGCCGAGATCGACAAGCTGCTGGCCGAGAAGAGCTACTACACCAAGGCTGAAATTCCGGGTGGCATCTACAAGGGCAGTGACCAGCCGACCCCCTCCATCGGCGGCAAGGCGGTACTCTCCACCAGCGCCAAGACCGACCCCGAAGTGGTTTATCAGCTGGTGAAGTCGGTGTTCGACAATCTGGATCGCTTCAAGCGCCTGCACCCGGCCTTCGCCGACCTCCAAGAGGCCGACATGATCAAGGTGGGGCTCTCCGCTCCGCTCCATGAAGGGGCCGCCCGCTACTACAAAGAGCGCGGCTGGATCTAA